Below is a window of Verrucomicrobiia bacterium DNA.
AACAGTGGCTCTCGGAACAACAGGAGCAGATAGTGCATACTGGCCTGAGCGTCCCGCCCCAACTGGAACCCGGCGCTAAGTTCTACATCAGTTTTGATGGAACTGGCATCCCGGTGCGCAAAAGCGAACTCGTGGGACGAAAGGGCAAACAGGCCGATGGTTCGGCGCGAACACGGGAAGTCAAACTGGGCTGTGTGTTTACGCAGGTCGGCTTGGACAAGGAGGGCCATCCTCAACGCGATCCGGATTCAACGACCTATGTCGGAGCCATCGAGTCGAGCACACTTTTTGGCTGGCGCATGTACGCCGAGGCGTTGCGGCGCGGCCTGGAGCAAGCCCAAACGGTTATCGTGCTCACCGACGGCCAACGTTACAACCGCACCATCACCCAGACGCACTTCCCCGGTGCGGTGCATATCGTGGATCTGTTCCACGCTTACGAGCATCTGACTCTAATCGCGCAAATCCTGTGGGGACCAGAAGCCGAATCCCCCCAGGCCTGGCGCAATTTACTGGAAGCCGGCGACATCCAGCGACTGGTCCGCAAGGCCGGCAAAAACTTGCCCAGCTCGCCCAAAGCCAAAAAGTCCCTTCGCAAAGAGATAGGCTATTTTGAGAACAATGCCTCCTGCATGCGCTACGCCGAATATCGTGAAAAAGACTTCTTCGTCGGTTCGGGTGTCGTCGAGGCC
It encodes the following:
- a CDS encoding ISKra4 family transposase, whose translation is MELEQSAEVRRLATAMASRQTPDFEAWETLMLQAARQGGAGVLGSLLSHWQGHAPREIVLCECGQRMTSQGRRAKGLLTTLGGVPFRRSFYQCEQCRQSRFPDDERLDIVNTTYSPGVRRLMARAGSQTQFEQAAEDLLCYAGLRIEPREIERVAEEVGRQVEQWLSEQQEQIVHTGLSVPPQLEPGAKFYISFDGTGIPVRKSELVGRKGKQADGSARTREVKLGCVFTQVGLDKEGHPQRDPDSTTYVGAIESSTLFGWRMYAEALRRGLEQAQTVIVLTDGQRYNRTITQTHFPGAVHIVDLFHAYEHLTLIAQILWGPEAESPQAWRNLLEAGDIQRLVRKAGKNLPSSPKAKKSLRKEIGYFENNASCMRYAEYREKDFFVGSGVVEAGCRTVIGERLKQSGMRWSVRGANAIIALRCCIMSGRFEDFWAARTR